Within Chaetodon auriga isolate fChaAug3 chromosome 7, fChaAug3.hap1, whole genome shotgun sequence, the genomic segment TGTACACAAGTTCCACACGGagtctttatttattcaatGTACATTGATACACAGTTTGACAGTACCATGCAGGTAAGAAAAATGCCTCTGGGTGAATGTTTCTGCTCAGGATGGAAAGCTAGAGGCTAAAGTTTCCTAAAAACAACCCTCACTGTAACATCTGCTTTTGCTCCATCTACTCACACATATACAGGTGTTTTTTGGGAAACGTAGTCCTCAGTAGCACAAAGAGGGATGGTGTAGATATAACTATGAGGCTAGGATAAGTACAAAAACATATTCTAACACAAACACCAGCTAGACTTGATATATGGAAGTGGACAGAAACCAGATATTTATGTCTTTCtgttacttatttattgataCAGCagtcaaataataaataatagtaaTTATAATAATAGGATAATGAAAATTCACAGACATGTCATATGATAAACAGGCTATTGCATTCTCTCCCCCCAACCCCATCAAAACCCCTGGAGTTCCAACGGGTATGAAtttgtttacatgcaaatgTCACACCATCGTCACTGTGCTGTCGCCTCCACCCGCCGTCTCTACACACAGTGGCAGAGCAGCGTGGCGCTCACTAGGACTTCTCATCACGCTTCTTCTTCTGGAACTTCCTGAACTGGGACTGGATGGCGACGGCCGCCTTCTCGGTCTCAGGGTCTTCCATGTCAATGTCAAAGTCCTCAGGGACGTCCGTCTTGGACGCATCTGGAAGGAAAAAGAAGTGATAGGTGTGACTCACAGCTGTGTAAAAAGACTGGTCTCTGTCACGTGGCCGTGTTTTTAGGCAGCAATAGTACGACTTTGTAGACTTAAATCTGAATTGAATTGCACttgctggaggaaaacacacctCCAAATTACAGTATAAGACACTGTAACTACATCATGACTGTGAGAGTAAACCACCAGCTCTTCATTCCTGACTTTATTGTAGTAAGATGTCCACTCTTGTTCTTCATGAATTCATCCCTCATTATGATAGAGGGGCAAAGTTCCAGTGGGGGAGCCTGAGCAGTTGTTTTCCAGGTCAAATGCCAAAGCATGAATTGATCTCCAGTTCTTAATCCTCTCTGGAGCTCAGCCAACACGGACATGACTGTAATCCCAGAGAAAACAAGCGGGTTTCGGCAAGCATTAGGAAGAATTAGTGTTTTTATCCCCTGGTCAATGGAatcttaaaaaacacagaagaagaagaatgaatcTAATAGATCAGAGCATTTAAATATGAACTGGCCAAAGGAAAGTTCAGTTTATACTGTGACTTGACCTGGTTTTAAACAGGAAAtacacagtatacagtatataactactgatattttaaatatgtttacCATGTACATAAACATGTATACATGCATGAAACAGTTCTTTATTGATTCAAAATGTGCCATTAATTCTTCACAGTAGCACAGGAACGTGCTGCTgaaaggagagcagcagagcctGAATTGGTTGTTTCCATACTGTCCATTCATCATCAGTGTTTAGCCATTTATCAGTCTACAGTGACTAAAATAAAACCTAATCATCATTAGCTGTTTTAACCTTTTTATTGTTCAGAGTAACTGATTGTTTCTCTGCAAGGCTCAGCATGGGGGTTATTCCACTGCTCTGTGTTGCAACACTCCTGCAAAGGATTGATCTGTTTGAGTTTAATCAGCAGAGgtaacagcagagaaacacgGATGACAGACAGCAAGGGGGGGTATGGGGGAGAGGCGTACTGAAGGCAGAAAAGCAGGGAGGCGACTCATGTATTGACTGTGCAGCTAATCCTCAGGTTCCCTTGAGGCTGAGCTTGAGTACCTCTGTCTTACCGTTCAAGGAGGAAACACTAACTGTTGTGTCTAGCTGAGCTTTGAATCCTGCATTAATTGATATTGAATTTTCCAGCACTGTAATGCCTGCTATTGTCTTCCCAGCAGCGTATAGTTACTGATCTGTGCCCTCTGTCGTGTCAACGTCAGACATGCTCATAATCTTTGTACTCCAAGCTGGTGACATTTCTTTCGAAAAATAGATGCCTCAGTTGTCAGCGTGGAGGGCGGAGGCACAGGCAGGATGTGATCTGGTGCTGCTGAAGCGCCGGAAGGAATATTGTGATTTTGAAGACACAACATTGTTTTAGTTGGACATTTATGGCAAGAAGCTGACCATTTAAAGCGAATGGTGATACAGCTGAAGAGTCAGCATGCTTTAACCAAAGAGCTTGTCAGTTTATCAAAGCAAAAAGTCTGAAACCTTTGTACAACCTTTCTTCTAACGCAGCCTGATCAGACTTATGCTTCATGCATGTGTCTGGAGGGAAATACGAGGTTTCAtcagcagaaaacatgtttcttctCACAACTTTACACGTCTTATTTTCAAAATATTCTTTCTGCTTTCAATCTGCAAAACGCagcacagtgaaaatgtgtattACTTTGGCATCCATCTAGTTTCCATTCATTTAAGTGATCACATTAAAGCAGCGTTTACTCTATGTTGTGTCTGAGTGCGACGTCAGCAATTTCACTTCTCAATTATGGATGTGCTGAACCTGTTTTTGTAACCAGTTCTGTTTAATATTTCTGACAAATCAGATGCGTTCATCCAAAAGAACCACATCATCATCTTGATGAAGGCTGTGAGTCCTGAGGGCAGACTTTCATCAGTTTTTATAAGGCAAGAGTCAACGGCTGAATGTGACAATGACGGATCATTCTCCTCAGTTTCAGGATTCATCTCCTCCTCGACGCACAACGGATTATCAATACTATTACCTCTGGCAGCACTTTCAGTGTCCCTGTCTGCACCTAATGGAAATGTAATATCTGCTGTCAGAGGGGCATTCTGGATCACTTTGACTGTGCTTTCAGAGAGCTGGACTCGACGCCTACATGCTACTCAAGGCTCAACAGATTTACCTCCTCCTGTATGTTGCCAACTTTATGTTTGCAGTAGTTTAGATGGAATGGGCTCATAAGTGGCGACACGATAAGACCATCACTGGCTGGCTGTCTTTTACAGGCTGCTGTGAAGCCCAGTGAAAAGCTGGGACGTCTTATTGATTTCACTGCTTAAAACCAGTTGAGCCATGAGAGGGATTTGTAGAAGTGGAGGACGAGACGCATTAAAGAAGGACTTTTAGACCTTCAGACAAGAGAGACACATCGTGGGAAGTAAAGTGAAACTGAGGATTAAAGTGTTTTTCACAGTATGTGGACCTCTGTGTGAGCTTAGTGCGGAGCAGCGTGTgcttcacatttacattttaaggtgCAACTTCACAGCTAACAGCTACAGGATGTTCCTCTTAGAGACTCAAAGTCAGCGccacgtctttttttttttttgcaagtaagaaaaaaataaatcaaggtaatattttttttttccatgctcCGGGTCTTTTTCCCCCAGAAAGTGATTATTTAGCAGTTTGCAGTGTAATTAAAGCTGGCAGGAATAAGGTCTGAATGTGGGGATGACAATGAAACACCTGACAGCTCCCTGACAGTTATTGTATTCCTGCAAAAAAGGAATTGctctaaaacactgaaatactgtcTGGAGTGCTGGAAGAATCAGATGATTTATCGGGTGGacaattaaaataaactttgaACATGACTACACAAAAAGCATAAAGTTTGGTCAAAGCTGCTCAAACTTGATGATCTGTTGCTTGTCTAACTTTAACATCATCATAAATTCAGTACTTGTGTGTACTTATGTGTGTGATTTGCACCATTTATCCTACAAAGATAATCCTAAATCATCTGCTTGGACCCTGGTGATGGGTCTGTGTTATGTTCAATGTTAATTTACAAAACATTTATCACTTGAACTGAAAAAATGCTTTGATTATTAAAGACAAGCATTTTAATTATATGATTATGATAATGAAATTAGTTCTAATTGGTTTTTATACTAaaaccctgattctaaaaaagttgggatgctgtgaaaaacagaaataaaaacagagtgcgGTGCAGTCGTTGTcgtgtttctggagcattcctcaactttcccagtcttttgtaAAAAATGAAGTTGATAaggtaaaatattaaaaatattgtctttgcactgttttcagcaTTCCaaccatttttggaatcaggtttgCATAATGAAGTGGAGATGCTTTGCATTGCATGTATTACATTTACTTTGCGCTTCATTTACAAGTatactgcatttgtgtgttaaATTTTAGCATCATAAGGAGGTTTTGAGTGCCTCGAGCAGTTTACcctgatctttttttcttcacactCCGAAATCCAGCACTGCAAATGAAACTGCAGTCTGTTGTTTGGACTCACAGGTCACCAAACAGTTTGTTTCTCATCTGTCTTAAGAAGCTTGTAGTTGACCTATGATGAATGTTCCCACTTTAACCATAAGAAAATAGAAGCACTTCAGAAATAATTCATAACCATCGGTACAAGTGAATGTGAATTAAAGTAAACAATTCAGTAAGTGGATCCCAGCTGGAAAGACATGACCTGTGTTACACAGGGGGAGcagtcctctgctctctgcaaaTCAATCTCCACATGGAAACTGACAAAACATGGATCTGATAGATCATGGACTGACCTCCGAGTGTAATACCTCAGATGTGCACATGGAAAAGGGCCATTTCATCTTTTCTGAGATAAATacaaaagaggaaggaggattCAATTTAAATTAAATACGAGAATAAACCAGAGTCTTTGTTCTGGACCTATTATGTACACTTGAGCTACATTACAGACACAAATTTGTCAGTGGTGAGGCAGTGCCGCTACCCCACTGGCCAAAACATCTAAGAAAAAGACATCCACCAGTCAAAGCTGAAGGATCTGGACTCAGAGGCATCTTTGCATGTTTTCAAAAGATATgagtgtttgcgtgtgtgtaaaagtgtgCGTATTTATGTGCGTAGGAATGTGTGTATATTCATATTGTGCCTGCCAGAGCTTGTGCGTCCATGGTTGAGAGTCAGTGTGTAAAAGTCAGGAAAATAGCAGCTACCATTAAGGGCTCAAAACACCAGAGGGGCAGCAAAGCGTGAGACAGACCACCGTGAtcaatacacaaatacacatgaagGACTGGTTCTCTATTGATTGCTACTGTGCTCTtggtttttcagtgtgtgttaactttcattttgctttggGGAGGAGGCATCTGTGTAAGCTCCTTGGACATGGTTGCacatttcagaataaacagaaaacatgggATGTTCAAAGACCTGCAGAGGAAATGTGCGGTTTGAGCAGCTCTTTCTAGCACTGAATGCTTCTGAAACAGCGATAACGTGTGAATTTACTAACAATACCTGACAGAATAAGACAAATTCATCACGGCTATAATTGAGTACAGTAAAGCTAATTAAAAAGTGTAAAGAAAATGGGTCGTCTTCGCTTTGAGAGCTTGTCGCAAGCTAATTATAAAAGGATGACTTTGATCTCTAAGGTGAGCCAATTTGAAATTACGCCTGTGCCTCTTTGAAATGAGGGGGGAGGTGCTGTTGGTGTAGCA encodes:
- the LOC143323812 gene encoding calmodulin regulator protein PCP4-like, with the protein product MSERQGSGAAAGNNKTSGGQDASKTDVPEDFDIDMEDPETEKAAVAIQSQFRKFQKKKRDEKS